Proteins encoded in a region of the Acetomicrobium sp. S15 = DSM 107314 genome:
- a CDS encoding monovalent cation/H+ antiporter complex subunit F, whose protein sequence is MTSLLLFGSAVLGIAAILMVGRAIAGPTNPDRVVALDALNTLVVALMILLSAVYDSVVMVDVAIVYAALSFVGTIFIARYLEGGL, encoded by the coding sequence TTGGCAGCGCTGTGTTGGGTATAGCGGCGATTTTGATGGTAGGCCGCGCGATAGCCGGCCCCACAAATCCGGATAGAGTAGTGGCGCTCGATGCCCTTAACACCTTAGTTGTAGCCCTGATGATCCTTTTGTCGGCTGTCTACGATTCGGTGGTTATGGTGGATGTGGCCATAGTCTATGCGGCTCTGTCTTTTGTGGGGACAATCTTTATCGCGCGCTATTTGGAGGGGGGTCTTTAG